A portion of the Naumovozyma castellii chromosome 2, complete genome genome contains these proteins:
- the POR2 gene encoding putative porin POR2 (ancestral locus Anc_2.254), whose translation MSPPFFNDISKDINGLLNKDFYHNTPAAVVVNTVTNNGVKFTVNARQPVKEGPLQANVESKFSEKTTGLTLTQGWSNQNRLNTKIDLADLAPGLKSEFVTSFIPNGAKTAQLNLSFVQPFFAAKGVFDLFKTPSFVGNLTLAHEGLVGGAEFGYDITGGTISRYALALGYSARDYTLGISINEAQITSASFYQSISKILQVGAKATLNPKKGSNVNIEFATKYNPDATSQVKAKITDAGLMTLSYKQDLKPGITLGVGTSLDALKLNEPVHKIGWSLSFDA comes from the coding sequence ATGTCACCTCCCTTCTTTAATGATATCTCAAAGGACATCAATGGTCTTTTAAACAAGGACTTCTACCACAACACCCCTGCTGCTGTCGTAGTTAACACTGTCACAAACAATGGTGTCAAATTTACCGTCAATGCTAGGCAACCAGTCAAGGAAGGTCCGTTGCAAGCTAATGTGGAATCTAAATTCTCGGAAAAGACTACAGGTTTGACATTAACTCAAGGCTGGTCCAACCAAAACAGATTGAATACCAAGATTGATTTGGCTGATTTGGCCCCAGGTTTGAAAAGTGAATTTGTTACCAGTTTCATTCCAAATGGTGCTAAGACTGCTCAACTAAATTTGAGTTTCGTTCAACCTTTCTTCGCTGCTAAGGGGGTCTTCGACTTATTTAAGACGCCATCCTTTGTCGGGAACTTGACCTTGGCTCATGAAGGTCTTGTTGGTGGTGCTGAATTTGGTTACGACATTACAGGTGGTACTATTTCTCGTTATGCTTTGGCATTGGGTTACTCCGCCCGTGATTACACTCTAGGAATTTCCATCAATGAAGCTCAAATTACCTCTGCTTCCTTTTATCAAAGTATAAGCAAAATTTTACAAGTTGGTGCCAAAGCAACTTTGAACCCAAAGAAAGGCTCTAACGTCAACATTGAATTCGCCACCAAGTATAACCCAGATGCTACCTCTCAAGTCAAGGCTAAAATTACTGATGCTGGGTTAATGACTTTGTCATATAAGcaagatttgaaaccaGGTATCACTTTAGGTGTTGGTACTTCCTTAGATGCTTTGAAGTTGAACGAACCCGTTCATAAGATTGGCTGGTCTTTATCTTTCGATGCTTGA